From one Rosa rugosa chromosome 4, drRosRugo1.1, whole genome shotgun sequence genomic stretch:
- the LOC133742271 gene encoding beta-glucosidase 13-like isoform X1, producing the protein MASSTKFFYVLVAVCAIIASIACCTSRATIPDSDGVAANLTAGGFTSGLNLYSSVFLEELDVTRSDFPADFTFGVATSAGQTEGSAREGGRGPSTWDHRVDILPDAIINSDKFSTAIDSYRLYKEDIKIIKELGVNSYRFSISWSRILPMLMHGSYSEGSLSGGINQEGVDHYNSLIDELIRNGIKPFVTILHSDFPQALEEKYGGYLNHSFVNDFKDYSEICFKSFGDRVKNWFTINEPTVSAVYGYELGIAPPGKCSLKEGVCVFGSPENCLVPAGPCNFGGDSSTEPYIVAHNQILAHATAAKLYKEKYQAQQKGEIGIVLASKYYVPLSESHEDKIAAERLFDFNLGWFMEPFVYGDYPKSMKESVKERLPSFSAQEKSLIKGCLDFVGINYYTSTYARHKTPPPFEQLRYSLDVSAEETGMKDGVFLGMDREGHWPEGLQKLMEYIKEKYQHPKIYISENGLFTIRNDELALADQLKDPERISFIVRHLYRLNKAIKNGVNVKGYFYWSLFDDFEWGMGFLHRYGLYYIDFDHNNRRIPKQSAEWFKAFLQSDHVSSS; encoded by the exons ATGGCTTCATCAACCAAGTTTTTCTATGTTCTGGTTGCGGTTTGTGCCATCATCGCTTCCATTGCTTGCTGCACTTCCCGGGCTACTATTCCAGATTCAGATGGTGTGGCAGCGAATTTGACAGCCGGAGGATTCACTTCCGGATTGAATTTATACAGTAGTGTATTTCTCGAAGAATTGGATGTTACAAGATCAGACTTCCCAGCTGATTTTACTTTTGGAGTCGCTACCTCGGCTGGACAG ACTGAAGGGTCAGCCAGAGAAGGAGGGAGAGGACCAAGTACATGGGATCATCGCGTTGATATACTGCCAG ATGCAATTATAAACAGCGACAAATTTTCTACAGCAATTGATTCATATAGACTATACAAG gaAGATATTAAGATTATCAAGGAACTCGGAGTAAATTCTTACCGCTTCTCCATCTCCTGGAGTCGGATATTACCAA TGTTGATGCATGGATCTTATTCAGAGGGAAGCTTGAGTGGGGGAATTAATCAAGAGGGTGTTGATCACTATAACAGCTTGATTGACGAATTGATCAGAAATG GTATCAAACCTTTCGTGACGATTTTACACTCTGACTTTCCACAAGCTCTGGAGGAGAAGTATGGTGGTTACTTGAACCACTCATTCGT GAATGATTTTAAAGACTACAGTGAAATTTGCTTCAAATCATTCGGAGATAGAGTTAAAAATTGGTTCACAATCAATGAGCCAACAGTTTCTGCAGTTTACGGGTATGAACTTGGGATCGCTCCACCTGGGAAGTGTTCACTCAAGGAAGGAGTTTGTGTGTTTGGGTCTCCAGAGAACTGTTTAGTCCCGGCAGGTCCATGCAATTTTGGTGGTGATTCTAGCACAGAACCTTACATTGTAGCCCACAACCAAATTCTTGCTCATGCCACCGCGGCTAAGCTCTACAAAGAAAAATACCAAGCACAACAAAAGGGTGAGATTGGAATTGTCCTTGCTTCGAAATACTACGTGCCTCTTTCCGAATCACATGAAGATAAAATTGCAGCAGAACGACTTTTCGACTTCAACCTAGGATGGTTTATGGAACCATTTGTATATGGAGATTATCCCAAGAGTATGAAAGAGTCGGTGAAGGAAAGACTACCTAGTTTTTCTGCACAAGAGAAAAGTTTGATCAAGGGATGTCTAGATTTTGTTGGAATTAATTACTACACATCAACTTATGCTAGACATAAGACACCACCACCATTCGAACAATTGCGCTATTCTTTGGATGTATCAGCCGAAGAAACAG GTATGAAGGATGGAGTTTTTCTAGGCATG GACCGTGAAGGGCACTGGCCGGAAGGGCTGCAGAAACTGATGGAGTATATAAAGGAAAAATATCAACATCCAAAAATCTACATCTCCGAAAATG GACTTTTTACAATAAGGAACGATGAACTTGCACTTGCTGATCAATTGAAGGACCCAGAACGAATTTCATTTATTGTTCGTCATTTGTATCGTCTCAACAAAGCAATTAAGAACGGGGTAAACGTGAAAGGCTACTTCTACTGGTCTCTCTTCGATGACTTTGAATGGGGAATGGGGTTTTTGCATAGGTATGGGCTATACTATATCGATTTCGATCACAATAACAGGCGCATCCCCAAGCAGTCTGCTGAGTGGTTCAAAGCTTTCCTTCAAAGTGATCATGTGAGCTC
- the LOC133742271 gene encoding beta-glucosidase 13-like isoform X2, with the protein MASSTKFFYVLVAVCAIIASIACCTSRATIPDSDGVAANLTAGGFTSGLNLYSSVFLEELDVTRSDFPADFTFGVATSAGQTEGSAREGGRGPSTWDHRVDILPDAIINSDKFSTAIDSYRLYKEDIKIIKELGVNSYRFSISWSRILPKGSLSGGINQEGVDHYNSLIDELIRNGIKPFVTILHSDFPQALEEKYGGYLNHSFVNDFKDYSEICFKSFGDRVKNWFTINEPTVSAVYGYELGIAPPGKCSLKEGVCVFGSPENCLVPAGPCNFGGDSSTEPYIVAHNQILAHATAAKLYKEKYQAQQKGEIGIVLASKYYVPLSESHEDKIAAERLFDFNLGWFMEPFVYGDYPKSMKESVKERLPSFSAQEKSLIKGCLDFVGINYYTSTYARHKTPPPFEQLRYSLDVSAEETGMKDGVFLGMDREGHWPEGLQKLMEYIKEKYQHPKIYISENGLFTIRNDELALADQLKDPERISFIVRHLYRLNKAIKNGVNVKGYFYWSLFDDFEWGMGFLHRYGLYYIDFDHNNRRIPKQSAEWFKAFLQSDHVSSS; encoded by the exons ATGGCTTCATCAACCAAGTTTTTCTATGTTCTGGTTGCGGTTTGTGCCATCATCGCTTCCATTGCTTGCTGCACTTCCCGGGCTACTATTCCAGATTCAGATGGTGTGGCAGCGAATTTGACAGCCGGAGGATTCACTTCCGGATTGAATTTATACAGTAGTGTATTTCTCGAAGAATTGGATGTTACAAGATCAGACTTCCCAGCTGATTTTACTTTTGGAGTCGCTACCTCGGCTGGACAG ACTGAAGGGTCAGCCAGAGAAGGAGGGAGAGGACCAAGTACATGGGATCATCGCGTTGATATACTGCCAG ATGCAATTATAAACAGCGACAAATTTTCTACAGCAATTGATTCATATAGACTATACAAG gaAGATATTAAGATTATCAAGGAACTCGGAGTAAATTCTTACCGCTTCTCCATCTCCTGGAGTCGGATATTACCAA AGGGAAGCTTGAGTGGGGGAATTAATCAAGAGGGTGTTGATCACTATAACAGCTTGATTGACGAATTGATCAGAAATG GTATCAAACCTTTCGTGACGATTTTACACTCTGACTTTCCACAAGCTCTGGAGGAGAAGTATGGTGGTTACTTGAACCACTCATTCGT GAATGATTTTAAAGACTACAGTGAAATTTGCTTCAAATCATTCGGAGATAGAGTTAAAAATTGGTTCACAATCAATGAGCCAACAGTTTCTGCAGTTTACGGGTATGAACTTGGGATCGCTCCACCTGGGAAGTGTTCACTCAAGGAAGGAGTTTGTGTGTTTGGGTCTCCAGAGAACTGTTTAGTCCCGGCAGGTCCATGCAATTTTGGTGGTGATTCTAGCACAGAACCTTACATTGTAGCCCACAACCAAATTCTTGCTCATGCCACCGCGGCTAAGCTCTACAAAGAAAAATACCAAGCACAACAAAAGGGTGAGATTGGAATTGTCCTTGCTTCGAAATACTACGTGCCTCTTTCCGAATCACATGAAGATAAAATTGCAGCAGAACGACTTTTCGACTTCAACCTAGGATGGTTTATGGAACCATTTGTATATGGAGATTATCCCAAGAGTATGAAAGAGTCGGTGAAGGAAAGACTACCTAGTTTTTCTGCACAAGAGAAAAGTTTGATCAAGGGATGTCTAGATTTTGTTGGAATTAATTACTACACATCAACTTATGCTAGACATAAGACACCACCACCATTCGAACAATTGCGCTATTCTTTGGATGTATCAGCCGAAGAAACAG GTATGAAGGATGGAGTTTTTCTAGGCATG GACCGTGAAGGGCACTGGCCGGAAGGGCTGCAGAAACTGATGGAGTATATAAAGGAAAAATATCAACATCCAAAAATCTACATCTCCGAAAATG GACTTTTTACAATAAGGAACGATGAACTTGCACTTGCTGATCAATTGAAGGACCCAGAACGAATTTCATTTATTGTTCGTCATTTGTATCGTCTCAACAAAGCAATTAAGAACGGGGTAAACGTGAAAGGCTACTTCTACTGGTCTCTCTTCGATGACTTTGAATGGGGAATGGGGTTTTTGCATAGGTATGGGCTATACTATATCGATTTCGATCACAATAACAGGCGCATCCCCAAGCAGTCTGCTGAGTGGTTCAAAGCTTTCCTTCAAAGTGATCATGTGAGCTC